One Methylosinus sp. LW4 genomic region harbors:
- a CDS encoding CmcJ/NvfI family oxidoreductase → METSRSGAPADSAATIAELFYLKPTDTKPVSYTFEPPPGAGWQSGEYLPQQTSIADARRHAADAVIDREGFQLLAAPTMVEDFWSEAQLRAIYYPETEALLKETLGAREVHIYDHTLRKRMRPGPLSFRRSVDGSPREPVGRAHVDQTLQSAPKRLREIMGDAAERFSRPRFAIINVWRPLFGPVEDAPLAVCDARSVAPGDLVACDLVFRDRRGETYALAYSPQQRWFYYPRMRRGEVLLLKCYDSRADVARFSPHTAFDDPATPQNARPRESIELRCFVAFDE, encoded by the coding sequence ATGGAGACGAGCCGTTCCGGCGCTCCGGCCGACAGCGCGGCGACGATCGCCGAGCTTTTCTATCTGAAGCCGACCGACACAAAGCCGGTCTCCTACACATTCGAGCCGCCGCCGGGCGCCGGCTGGCAGAGCGGCGAATATTTGCCGCAACAGACCAGCATCGCCGATGCGCGTCGCCACGCCGCCGACGCCGTCATAGATCGCGAAGGATTCCAGCTCCTCGCGGCGCCGACGATGGTCGAGGATTTCTGGAGCGAGGCGCAATTGCGCGCGATCTATTATCCCGAGACCGAGGCGCTGCTGAAGGAGACGCTCGGCGCGCGCGAGGTCCATATCTACGACCATACGCTGCGCAAGCGGATGCGCCCCGGCCCGCTGAGCTTTCGGCGCTCCGTCGACGGCTCGCCGCGCGAGCCCGTGGGCCGCGCGCATGTCGACCAGACGCTCCAATCCGCGCCCAAACGGCTGCGCGAGATTATGGGAGATGCGGCCGAGCGCTTCTCGCGCCCGCGCTTCGCCATCATCAATGTGTGGCGGCCCTTGTTCGGCCCGGTGGAGGACGCGCCGCTGGCCGTCTGCGACGCGCGCAGCGTCGCGCCCGGCGATCTCGTCGCCTGCGATCTCGTCTTCCGCGACCGGCGCGGCGAGACCTACGCCCTCGCCTATTCGCCGCAGCAGCGCTGGTTCTATTATCCGCGCATGCGCCGCGGCGAGGTCCTGCTGCTCAAATGCTATGATTCCCGCGCCGATGTGGCGCGCTTTTCGCCTCACACCGCCTTCGACGATCCGGCGACGCCGCAGAACGCCCGCCCGCGCGAGAGCATAGAGCTGCGCTGCTTCGTCGCTTTCGACGAATGA
- the pyrH gene encoding UMP kinase, giving the protein MTDPSSPPKWKRVVVKLSGEALMGDAPHGLHAPTLERIAKDLAASAALGVQIAVVVGGGNFFRGIQGADKGIERARADSIGMLATVMNGLALEQAIEAQGRQARALSAVPMPSLCESYSRRAALHHLDKGRVVIAAGGTGLPFFTTDTPAVVRAAELSADAVLKATQVDGVYTADPKRDPSARRYEQLTHDEAIAKSLAVMDTAAFALARENKIPIIVFSIAEAGAIRAVLEGRGRATHVVP; this is encoded by the coding sequence ATGACGGACCCTTCGAGCCCGCCGAAATGGAAGCGGGTCGTCGTCAAGCTCTCGGGCGAGGCGCTGATGGGCGACGCCCCGCATGGCCTGCACGCGCCGACATTGGAGCGCATCGCCAAGGATCTCGCCGCCTCCGCCGCGCTCGGCGTGCAGATCGCGGTCGTCGTCGGCGGCGGCAATTTCTTTCGCGGCATTCAAGGCGCCGACAAGGGCATAGAGCGCGCTCGCGCCGATTCGATCGGCATGCTGGCGACGGTGATGAACGGGCTCGCGCTCGAGCAGGCGATAGAAGCGCAGGGCCGCCAGGCGCGCGCGCTCTCGGCCGTGCCCATGCCCTCGCTCTGCGAATCCTATTCGCGGCGGGCGGCGCTGCATCATCTCGACAAGGGCCGCGTCGTCATCGCCGCCGGCGGCACGGGCCTGCCTTTCTTCACCACCGACACGCCCGCCGTGGTGCGCGCCGCCGAGCTTTCGGCCGACGCCGTGCTGAAGGCGACTCAGGTCGACGGCGTCTATACCGCCGATCCCAAGCGCGACCCTTCGGCGCGGCGCTATGAGCAGCTGACTCATGACGAGGCCATCGCCAAAAGCCTCGCCGTGATGGACACCGCAGCCTTCGCTCTTGCCCGCGAGAACAAGATTCCCATAATCGTCTTCTCCATCGCCGAGGCGGGCGCGATCCGCGCGGTGCTGGAAGGAAGAGGGCGGGCCACCCATGTCGTTCCTTAG
- the hpnA gene encoding hopanoid-associated sugar epimerase — MRDIALVTGASGFIGGAVAGLLHEQGFRVRAFVRPTSPRANLRPQYEIFEGDVTDRESLRAALSGVRYLFHVAADYRLWAPDPAVVMRTNLEGTRIVMEEALRAGVERIVHTSSVATLAPDASGLCDETRRLAACDRLGAYKRSKLLSERLVEDMVERLQLPAIIVNPSAPLGPGDVRPTPTGRIVLEAMRGNMPAYVDTGLAVVHVADVAAGHLAALRQGRIGERYILGGENVELSELLAEVARLVGGRPPLMRLPRWPLLPLAHANEALARLTGREPFLNVESLRLSATTMFFDDSKARRELGYCSRPYRQALADAVEWFGARAAETRQAPRDARRAPDGAPGE, encoded by the coding sequence ATGCGCGATATCGCCCTCGTCACTGGCGCGAGCGGTTTCATCGGAGGAGCGGTCGCCGGCCTGCTGCACGAGCAGGGCTTTCGCGTGCGCGCTTTCGTCCGGCCGACGAGCCCGCGCGCCAATCTCCGCCCGCAATATGAGATTTTCGAAGGCGATGTGACCGATCGCGAGAGCCTGCGCGCCGCGCTCTCCGGCGTGCGCTACCTCTTCCATGTCGCCGCCGACTATCGCCTCTGGGCGCCCGATCCCGCTGTCGTCATGCGCACCAATCTCGAGGGAACGCGCATCGTCATGGAGGAGGCGCTGCGCGCCGGCGTCGAGCGAATCGTCCATACCAGCAGCGTCGCGACGCTCGCGCCCGACGCCTCCGGCCTCTGCGACGAGACGCGCCGGCTCGCGGCCTGCGACCGCCTCGGCGCCTATAAGCGCAGCAAGCTCCTCTCGGAGCGGCTGGTCGAGGATATGGTGGAGCGGCTGCAGCTGCCGGCCATCATCGTGAATCCCTCCGCGCCGCTCGGCCCGGGCGACGTCCGCCCGACGCCGACCGGCCGCATCGTCCTCGAGGCGATGCGCGGCAATATGCCGGCCTATGTCGACACTGGCCTCGCCGTGGTGCATGTGGCCGATGTCGCCGCCGGCCATCTCGCCGCTCTGCGCCAGGGACGAATTGGCGAGCGCTATATTCTCGGCGGCGAGAATGTCGAGCTCTCCGAGCTGCTCGCCGAGGTGGCGAGGCTCGTCGGCGGCCGTCCGCCGCTCATGCGCCTGCCGCGCTGGCCGCTGCTGCCGCTGGCGCACGCCAATGAGGCGTTGGCGCGGCTCACCGGCCGCGAGCCTTTCCTCAATGTCGAGAGCCTGCGTCTCTCGGCGACGACCATGTTCTTCGACGATTCCAAGGCGCGCCGCGAGCTCGGCTACTGCTCGCGCCCCTATCGGCAGGCCCTCGCCGACGCCGTGGAATGGTTCGGCGCCCGCGCCGCCGAGACGCGGCAGGCGCCGCGCGACGCACGCCGCGCGCCGGACGGAGCGCCGGGCGAATAG
- a CDS encoding SDR family NAD(P)-dependent oxidoreductase, whose protein sequence is MNDIPYRAALIIGAGPGVGASLARRFSAAGLKVGVAARDAQRLAPIAAATGAEGFAADATDPASVAALFEVAEAKLGEIDVVVYNAGARIRGALAELDPEAVRRAFDVNAFGGFLVAREAAKRFEKLGRGALFFTGATSSLKAYAISAPFAMGKFALRALAQSAARELGPKGVHVAHIVIDGVIRDAGRVDPADATLEPDAIADAYVDLLRQKRSAWSFEVELRPWCEKF, encoded by the coding sequence ATGAACGATATTCCCTATCGCGCCGCGCTCATCATCGGCGCCGGCCCCGGCGTCGGCGCCTCGCTGGCGCGGCGCTTTTCCGCCGCCGGGCTGAAGGTCGGCGTCGCCGCCCGCGACGCGCAGCGGCTCGCCCCCATTGCGGCGGCGACCGGCGCCGAGGGCTTTGCCGCCGACGCCACCGATCCCGCCTCGGTCGCGGCGCTGTTCGAGGTGGCGGAGGCGAAGCTCGGAGAGATCGACGTCGTCGTCTACAACGCCGGCGCGCGTATCCGCGGCGCGCTCGCCGAGCTCGATCCAGAGGCCGTGCGGCGCGCTTTCGACGTCAACGCCTTCGGCGGGTTTCTGGTCGCGCGCGAGGCGGCCAAGCGCTTCGAGAAGCTCGGACGCGGCGCGCTCTTCTTCACCGGCGCGACCTCGAGCCTGAAGGCCTATGCGATCTCCGCCCCCTTCGCCATGGGCAAGTTCGCGCTGCGGGCGCTGGCGCAGAGCGCGGCGCGCGAATTGGGGCCGAAGGGCGTGCATGTCGCCCATATCGTCATAGACGGCGTGATTCGCGACGCCGGCCGCGTCGATCCCGCCGACGCGACGCTCGAGCCGGACGCCATCGCCGACGCCTATGTCGATCTCCTGCGCCAAAAGCGCAGCGCCTGGTCCTTCGAGGTCGAGCTACGGCCATGGTGCGAGAAATTTTGA
- a CDS encoding NAD-dependent epimerase/dehydratase family protein, whose translation MNAAPDGALLLTHPLYRADIADILAADLPWERLAGRTILVTGANGFLPAMMVDALLALAESRPDIGPNVLALVRSREKAERRFRAHLDNRALTIVEGDVVEPFDQPGAVDMIVHAASQASPRYYGIDPVGTAAPNVIGTSRLLDLARRKNASRFLYFSSSEVYGALPPQAQPVEETVFGRLDPATQRACYAESKRMGETLCVAHCAQYGTQAVIVRPFHTYGPGMRLDDGRVFADFVRDIVTGRDIVLNSDGSAERAFCYLADAARAFFAVLLKGEVGHAYNVGNGEAVASVRGLAETLVGLYPERGLSLRSSVPLSGYLPSVVQRSAPDTTRLETLGWRPRIGIAEGFRRTIDIYRDIFADAAVVAARAHALR comes from the coding sequence ATGAATGCGGCTCCCGATGGCGCGCTGCTGCTGACTCATCCGCTCTATCGCGCGGATATCGCCGATATTCTCGCCGCCGATCTGCCCTGGGAGCGGCTCGCCGGGCGCACCATTCTCGTGACCGGGGCCAATGGCTTTCTGCCGGCGATGATGGTCGACGCTCTGCTCGCTCTCGCCGAGAGCCGGCCGGACATCGGCCCGAATGTGCTGGCGCTGGTCCGTTCACGGGAAAAGGCCGAGCGCCGCTTTCGCGCGCATCTCGACAATCGCGCTCTGACGATCGTCGAAGGCGATGTGGTCGAGCCCTTCGATCAGCCCGGCGCGGTCGATATGATCGTCCACGCCGCCAGCCAGGCGAGCCCGCGCTATTATGGCATAGATCCGGTCGGCACGGCGGCGCCCAATGTGATCGGGACCTCGCGGCTGCTCGATCTGGCGCGGCGCAAGAACGCCTCCCGCTTCCTCTATTTCTCCAGCTCCGAGGTCTATGGCGCGCTGCCGCCGCAGGCCCAGCCGGTGGAGGAGACGGTGTTCGGCCGGCTCGATCCGGCGACCCAGCGCGCCTGCTACGCCGAGTCGAAGCGCATGGGGGAGACGCTCTGCGTCGCCCATTGCGCGCAATATGGGACGCAGGCGGTGATCGTGCGGCCCTTCCATACTTACGGGCCGGGCATGCGGCTCGACGACGGCCGCGTCTTCGCGGATTTCGTGCGCGACATTGTGACGGGGCGGGACATCGTCCTCAACAGCGATGGATCGGCCGAGCGCGCCTTCTGCTATCTCGCCGACGCCGCCCGCGCCTTCTTCGCCGTGCTGCTGAAGGGGGAGGTCGGCCATGCCTATAATGTCGGCAATGGCGAGGCGGTCGCCTCCGTCCGCGGCCTCGCCGAGACTTTGGTGGGCCTCTATCCCGAGCGCGGTCTGTCGCTGCGCTCGAGCGTTCCGCTCTCCGGCTATTTGCCGAGCGTGGTTCAGCGCTCCGCCCCGGACACGACGCGGCTGGAGACGCTGGGCTGGCGCCCACGAATCGGAATCGCCGAAGGCTTCCGACGCACCATCGATATATACCGCGATATTTTCGCGGACGCCGCCGTCGTGGCCGCTCGAGCGCACGCTCTGCGATAG
- a CDS encoding GGDEF domain-containing protein — MKLDSRSWALVAGCALVAAAGVFALSRAGFFSAPDPSSLWSWSLDNWETTIVGASGERLRIAHEPLALARNLALISVSFIGVVMGTPRVVEIVTRSGRDGAAATGAPEDFAKTRRLIDGELGTILTLVRSHLDSNKTYSAALAKGHKEITATTSPDQIRAAIVLLIAENQKMLRETEEHQRQLEDSQRQITQLRAELAETQELNVRDSLTQVFTRRHFDETLAREAKLAASTASALSLIMADIDNFKKINDGHGHLIGDEVLKNFARTMTKHVEEKDTVARYGGEEFAIIMPAVSYAEAKMAAERIRAEFETKKWAIKGGAPIGRITASFGVAQLAPNESAENLIQRADAKLYVSKSRGRNIVTVDSDLSPR; from the coding sequence ATGAAACTCGATTCGAGAAGCTGGGCTTTGGTCGCGGGCTGCGCGCTCGTCGCCGCGGCAGGCGTGTTCGCTCTGAGCCGGGCCGGCTTTTTCTCGGCGCCGGACCCTTCCTCGCTCTGGTCATGGTCGCTCGACAATTGGGAGACGACAATCGTGGGCGCCTCCGGCGAGCGCTTGCGCATCGCCCATGAGCCGCTCGCCTTGGCGCGCAATCTGGCGCTGATCTCCGTCTCCTTCATCGGCGTCGTGATGGGAACGCCGCGCGTCGTGGAGATCGTCACGCGCTCGGGACGCGACGGCGCCGCAGCGACGGGAGCGCCGGAGGATTTCGCCAAGACGCGGCGGCTGATCGACGGCGAGCTCGGAACGATTCTCACTCTGGTGCGCTCGCATCTCGACAGCAACAAGACCTATTCCGCCGCCCTCGCGAAAGGCCACAAGGAGATCACGGCGACGACGAGCCCGGATCAGATCCGCGCCGCCATCGTGCTGCTGATCGCCGAAAATCAGAAGATGCTGCGCGAGACCGAGGAGCATCAGCGCCAGCTGGAGGACTCGCAGCGGCAGATCACGCAATTGCGCGCCGAGCTGGCCGAGACGCAGGAGCTCAATGTCCGCGACTCGCTGACGCAAGTGTTCACGCGCCGCCATTTCGACGAAACGCTGGCGCGCGAGGCGAAGCTCGCGGCTTCGACGGCGAGCGCCTTGAGCCTCATCATGGCCGACATCGATAATTTCAAGAAGATCAATGACGGCCATGGCCATCTCATCGGCGACGAGGTGCTGAAGAATTTCGCCAGGACGATGACCAAGCATGTCGAGGAGAAGGACACGGTCGCACGCTATGGCGGCGAGGAATTCGCGATCATCATGCCCGCCGTCTCCTATGCCGAGGCGAAAATGGCGGCCGAGCGCATTCGCGCCGAATTCGAGACCAAGAAATGGGCGATCAAGGGCGGCGCGCCGATCGGCCGCATCACCGCCTCCTTCGGCGTCGCCCAGCTGGCGCCCAATGAGAGCGCCGAGAATCTGATCCAGCGCGCCGACGCCAAGCTCTATGTCTCCAAATCGCGCGGCCGCAACATCGTCACCGTCGACTCCGACCTCTCGCCCCGTTGA
- a CDS encoding polysaccharide biosynthesis/export family protein produces MVLKTLRIFGVFAAASLSGCSLLPGSGPSGDAVMTAGVPSESQPETAFALVEIDGQVVAALAKHGAPGLRGSFGDYRPPASQPIGVGDTLQITLWEAAAGGLFSSPATDRTSPGSRSAAIPDQTVGRDGSVTVPYAGRIQVAGRTQQEVEAVIIERLRGKAIEPQALVNVSRNISNTATVTGEVTQGARVPLTLRGDRVMDVIAQAGGFRSPVHETFVSLTRGDRTARAPIQALLANPRENIFVRPGDVLTVERTPQTFTVAGATGANAVVPFDARGITLEEAIGKAGGLADQRADPSGLFVLRYEQTAVIADYPTVSPLLASQRQVPVAYHLDMRSPAALFTARRFAMRDKDILYVSNAPVTEIAKAFQLVSMLTQPAIQGAAVGAAVK; encoded by the coding sequence GTGGTTTTGAAGACGCTTCGTATTTTCGGGGTTTTTGCGGCTGCTTCGCTCTCGGGCTGCAGCCTGCTTCCGGGCAGCGGCCCGTCGGGCGATGCGGTGATGACCGCCGGCGTGCCGAGCGAATCGCAGCCGGAGACGGCCTTCGCCCTCGTCGAGATCGACGGCCAAGTGGTGGCGGCGCTGGCCAAGCATGGCGCGCCGGGCCTGCGCGGGTCCTTCGGCGATTATCGTCCGCCGGCCTCGCAGCCGATCGGGGTCGGCGACACGTTGCAGATCACTCTTTGGGAGGCGGCTGCGGGCGGTTTGTTCTCCTCGCCGGCGACGGATCGAACCAGTCCGGGCTCGCGCTCGGCGGCGATTCCCGATCAGACGGTCGGGCGCGACGGCTCGGTGACGGTTCCCTACGCCGGGCGGATACAGGTCGCCGGCCGCACCCAGCAGGAGGTGGAGGCCGTCATCATCGAGCGGCTGCGCGGCAAGGCGATCGAGCCGCAGGCGCTGGTCAATGTGTCGCGCAACATCAGTAATACGGCGACGGTGACGGGCGAGGTGACGCAGGGCGCGCGCGTGCCGCTGACCTTGCGCGGCGACCGCGTGATGGACGTCATCGCCCAGGCGGGCGGCTTCCGCTCGCCGGTGCATGAGACCTTCGTCAGCCTGACGCGCGGCGACCGCACGGCGCGCGCGCCGATCCAGGCGTTGCTCGCCAATCCGCGCGAGAATATATTCGTGCGCCCGGGCGATGTGCTGACGGTGGAGCGCACGCCGCAGACTTTTACCGTCGCCGGCGCGACCGGGGCCAACGCCGTGGTGCCCTTCGACGCGCGGGGAATCACCCTGGAGGAGGCGATCGGCAAGGCCGGCGGCCTCGCGGACCAGCGCGCCGATCCGAGCGGGCTGTTCGTGCTGCGCTATGAGCAGACGGCTGTGATCGCGGATTATCCGACCGTGTCGCCGCTGCTGGCCTCGCAGCGTCAGGTTCCGGTGGCCTATCATCTCGACATGCGCAGTCCGGCGGCGCTGTTCACGGCGCGTCGGTTCGCGATGCGGGACAAGGACATATTATATGTGTCCAACGCGCCTGTGACGGAGATCGCCAAGGCGTTCCAGCTCGTTTCCATGCTGACGCAGCCGGCGATTCAGGGCGCTGCGGTCGGCGCTGCGGTGAAGTGA
- a CDS encoding CDP-alcohol phosphatidyltransferase family protein, with protein MANRLNTSLLAIGERRVLQALAPRLPVWTTPDHLTAAGLIGAAMTAAGFALSHWSAGFLAVVVAGLFLNWFGDSLDGTLARYRGIERPRYGFLLDHSSDLIAQSLIVVGLGVSPYFTLPSALFVLSLYLLMSSYTYLRVATAGVHRLSYGGMGATEFRILVAAWSLFACWLGPQVVEARLWRFSILDVTIGTMSAIAFALFVLMVRQDLSRMDRDDDQETATIHRLPTRRHAAEPAAAEPARELPGVSAG; from the coding sequence TTGGCGAACCGATTGAACACGAGCCTTTTGGCGATCGGCGAGCGGCGCGTGCTGCAGGCGCTGGCGCCGCGGCTGCCCGTCTGGACCACGCCGGATCATCTGACGGCGGCCGGGCTGATCGGCGCGGCGATGACGGCGGCGGGCTTCGCGCTCAGCCATTGGTCGGCCGGCTTCCTCGCAGTGGTCGTGGCGGGCCTGTTCCTGAACTGGTTCGGCGATTCGCTCGACGGGACGTTGGCCCGCTATCGCGGGATCGAGCGTCCGCGCTACGGCTTCCTTCTGGACCATTCGAGCGATCTGATCGCGCAGAGCCTGATCGTCGTGGGCCTCGGCGTCTCGCCCTATTTCACGCTTCCGTCGGCGCTGTTCGTGCTGTCGCTCTATCTGCTGATGAGCTCCTACACCTATCTGCGCGTGGCGACGGCGGGCGTGCATCGCCTGTCCTATGGCGGCATGGGCGCGACGGAGTTCCGCATTCTGGTCGCGGCCTGGAGCCTCTTCGCCTGCTGGCTCGGCCCGCAGGTGGTGGAGGCGCGGCTGTGGCGCTTCTCCATTCTCGACGTGACGATCGGAACGATGTCGGCTATCGCCTTCGCGCTCTTCGTGCTGATGGTGCGTCAGGATCTGTCGCGGATGGACCGCGACGACGACCAGGAGACGGCGACCATTCACCGCCTGCCGACGCGCCGCCACGCGGCCGAGCCGGCTGCGGCCGAGCCTGCGCGCGAGCTTCCCGGCGTCTCGGCCGGCTGA
- a CDS encoding glycosyltransferase, translating into MKRPVVYDVTRLVTRALNPTPNGIDRVDFALARHFLSGEGGVALAAAALGPRLASAEAGLRTLIDIETYWNELRDSSTDDGASTDEMYERVVASLGATPQEPRAPRVARRDWAIVRENWRAMRRWALRLGRPPSEAPAGAVFFNASQFPVHKEWHLRWLDARPDVKPVFFVYDLLPLDAPEFFRPAERDKHRLVMGNIVRRAAGVVVASASVARRVADYAKEKGRGDLPVCVAGLPAAPAFEREAVADPRLADTPYFVFCSTIEPRKNHMLLLDVWRELAEREGAGAPKLVLVGKRGWHNENVLRMLERCAALRPHVVEASGLSTPAMRRLLAGARAALAPSFAEGFGLPIAEAAACGAPIIASDIEIFREIADDTLDYIDPLDGLGWRDAILDYSAPDSPRRAAASRRIAGFPRRDAASFFETIDEFLRAL; encoded by the coding sequence ATGAAGCGGCCCGTGGTCTATGACGTCACGCGGCTCGTCACGCGCGCGCTCAATCCGACGCCCAATGGCATAGATCGGGTCGATTTCGCCCTGGCGCGGCATTTTCTCTCGGGCGAGGGCGGCGTCGCGCTGGCCGCGGCGGCGCTCGGGCCGCGGCTCGCCTCCGCCGAGGCGGGGCTGCGCACGCTCATCGACATAGAGACCTATTGGAACGAGCTTCGCGATTCCTCCACGGACGACGGCGCCTCCACGGACGAGATGTACGAGCGTGTGGTCGCCTCGCTCGGCGCGACGCCGCAGGAGCCGCGGGCGCCGAGGGTGGCGCGTCGCGATTGGGCGATCGTTCGAGAGAATTGGCGCGCCATGCGGCGCTGGGCTCTGCGTCTCGGGCGGCCGCCGTCGGAGGCGCCGGCGGGCGCCGTGTTCTTCAATGCGAGCCAGTTTCCCGTGCATAAGGAATGGCATTTGCGCTGGCTCGACGCGCGGCCGGACGTGAAGCCCGTCTTCTTCGTCTATGATCTCCTGCCGCTGGACGCGCCCGAATTCTTCCGTCCGGCCGAGCGCGACAAGCATCGTCTGGTCATGGGCAATATCGTGCGGCGGGCGGCGGGGGTCGTCGTCGCATCGGCTTCGGTCGCGCGCCGGGTCGCGGACTATGCGAAAGAGAAGGGCAGGGGCGATCTGCCGGTCTGCGTCGCCGGCCTGCCGGCGGCGCCCGCCTTCGAGCGCGAGGCGGTCGCCGATCCGCGGCTCGCCGACACGCCTTATTTCGTCTTCTGCAGCACGATCGAGCCGCGCAAGAATCATATGCTTCTGCTCGACGTCTGGCGCGAGCTGGCCGAGCGCGAGGGCGCAGGCGCGCCCAAGCTCGTCCTCGTCGGCAAGCGCGGCTGGCACAATGAGAATGTGCTCCGCATGCTGGAGCGCTGCGCGGCCCTGCGCCCGCATGTGGTGGAGGCCTCCGGCCTGTCGACGCCGGCGATGCGGCGGCTGCTGGCCGGCGCTCGCGCCGCGCTCGCGCCCTCCTTCGCGGAAGGATTCGGGCTCCCCATCGCCGAGGCCGCGGCCTGCGGCGCCCCGATCATCGCCTCCGACATAGAGATTTTTCGCGAGATCGCCGACGACACGCTCGACTATATCGATCCGCTCGACGGCCTCGGCTGGCGCGACGCGATCCTCGACTATAGCGCCCCCGATTCGCCGCGCCGCGCCGCGGCTTCGCGGCGGATCGCAGGGTTCCCGCGCCGCGACGCCGCTTCTTTTTTCGAGACGATCGACGAATTCCTCCGCGCTTTGTGA
- a CDS encoding transketolase family protein, producing MRKRIIELIEADASVDPRIVFLTGDLGFSFVEPLEQALGERFVNMGVAEANMVSVAASLAAGGFRPFAYSIAPFMTARCLEQIRNDICYQRRAVRLIGVGAGFSYGTLGPSHHALEDATIMAALPDLVVANPGNAAELDRCYAALLDDPRPAYFRIARESGASYGAPIFSPQTAAFAARRGADVTLAASGGSVTQCLAAAENLAGEGIEAAVVSVPIVQPFPAEAFAALLTGAPVVSVFEGYRGNPLSVGVMETLLARGMGEAFVDLTAPQAFPSLVGDTETLRRRAGLDPAAIAARARAVAGRDAGKIGARA from the coding sequence ATGCGCAAGCGGATCATCGAGCTCATAGAGGCGGACGCCAGCGTCGATCCCAGAATCGTCTTTCTCACCGGCGATCTCGGCTTTTCTTTCGTCGAGCCGCTCGAGCAGGCGCTCGGCGAGCGTTTCGTCAATATGGGCGTCGCCGAGGCCAATATGGTCTCGGTCGCCGCCTCGCTGGCCGCCGGCGGCTTTCGGCCCTTCGCCTATTCCATCGCGCCCTTCATGACGGCGCGCTGCCTCGAGCAGATTCGCAACGACATCTGCTATCAGCGCCGCGCCGTGCGGCTGATCGGCGTCGGCGCGGGCTTCTCCTACGGCACGCTCGGTCCGTCGCATCATGCGCTCGAGGACGCCACGATCATGGCGGCGCTGCCCGATCTCGTCGTCGCCAATCCGGGCAACGCCGCCGAGCTCGATCGCTGTTACGCGGCGCTGCTCGACGATCCGCGCCCCGCCTATTTCCGCATCGCTCGTGAGAGCGGCGCCTCTTATGGCGCGCCGATCTTCTCGCCGCAGACGGCGGCTTTCGCGGCGCGCCGCGGCGCCGATGTCACCCTGGCTGCGAGCGGCGGCTCGGTGACGCAATGTCTCGCGGCGGCGGAGAATTTGGCGGGGGAGGGGATCGAGGCCGCCGTCGTCAGCGTTCCGATCGTCCAGCCTTTTCCGGCGGAGGCTTTCGCCGCTCTGCTCACCGGCGCGCCGGTCGTGTCGGTTTTCGAGGGCTATCGCGGCAATCCGCTGTCGGTCGGCGTCATGGAGACTCTTCTCGCGCGCGGGATGGGCGAGGCCTTCGTCGATCTCACCGCGCCGCAGGCTTTCCCCAGCCTCGTCGGCGACACGGAGACTCTGCGCCGCCGCGCCGGGCTCGATCCCGCCGCCATCGCCGCTCGGGCGCGCGCGGTCGCCGGACGGGACGCCGGCAAGATCGGAGCGCGCGCATGA
- a CDS encoding transketolase, whose amino-acid sequence MSYSANSAHLGSSLGVVEILDAVLAVSDLRPATAGAADRDRVILSKGHAAMAYYAALEQYGLVAPGLLDAYLQNGTPLWGHVGLTEAVPAIDATSGSLGHGLSLAAGFSLGHRLRGSAHRVFCILSDGECDEGSTWEAALFAGARKLASLTAIVDYNHIQSLAPTREVMDLEPFGAKWRSFGFETIELDGHDWAALVAALEQPSRGRPRVILAHTVKGKGVARIENTVASHYKPALAADLELA is encoded by the coding sequence ATGTCTTATAGCGCCAATTCGGCTCATCTCGGCTCCTCGCTCGGCGTCGTCGAGATTCTCGACGCCGTGCTCGCCGTCTCCGATCTGCGTCCGGCGACCGCCGGCGCGGCGGACCGCGATCGCGTCATTCTCTCCAAAGGCCATGCGGCCATGGCCTATTACGCCGCTCTCGAGCAATATGGCCTCGTCGCGCCCGGCCTTCTCGACGCCTATCTGCAGAATGGCACGCCGCTCTGGGGGCATGTCGGCCTCACCGAGGCGGTCCCCGCCATCGACGCCACCAGCGGCTCGCTCGGCCATGGCCTGTCGCTGGCGGCGGGCTTTTCACTCGGCCATCGGCTGCGCGGAAGCGCCCATCGCGTCTTCTGCATTCTCTCCGACGGCGAATGCGACGAGGGCTCCACCTGGGAGGCGGCGCTCTTCGCCGGCGCGCGCAAGCTCGCCTCGCTGACCGCTATCGTCGATTACAATCACATTCAATCGCTTGCGCCGACGCGCGAGGTGATGGACCTCGAGCCCTTCGGCGCCAAATGGCGCAGCTTCGGATTCGAGACGATCGAGCTCGACGGCCATGATTGGGCGGCGCTGGTCGCGGCGCTGGAGCAGCCTTCGCGCGGACGCCCGCGCGTCATCCTCGCCCATACGGTGAAGGGCAAGGGCGTCGCCCGCATAGAGAATACGGTCGCCTCGCATTACAAGCCGGCGCTCGCCGCCGATCTGGAGCTCGCCTGA